The following are from one region of the Aspergillus chevalieri M1 DNA, chromosome 1, nearly complete sequence genome:
- a CDS encoding uncharacterized protein (COG:S;~EggNog:ENOG410PVRV;~InterPro:IPR019510,IPR009210;~PFAM:PF10469), whose protein sequence is MLRSFRPQRPIFSLQVALCNSRFHHRHHQLFHTMSEQEKLKTNNKPRGKFRRPPRKEKNPQLTHFLCLPLVNSISLPQLESSLATFKAAIPASPVQQEQSQNGPQEAIVQQGRPLIPDGALRPVGTLHLTLGVMSLPTKERFEEALEFFQSLDLVAMIHEAEEKAERIKSRKGRTEQPLHPSLPDSRGEGEFDAVQETNTVSQTMPRPFNVSLESLHALPRARSATVLHAAPVDPTSRLYPFCEMLRDKFLEAGFLQGEYKESPQKQVGQSYEGIATEGTSQQDKANKKEEGKIDGDGSTAATEEQPVIDKPLCINDTASSSLLEELPVTLAEEQSALCQSQPPKLTTKPIHIPPKPKLKPRPLFLHATVVNTIYIKGRQRGGDGNGKGGPKGKNGNKNSRYTFDARDILDHYRDYYLDNHRTTPRSAAITVAGNTTPSNEALPAEYISSLRRAGNPEELDDDPEQKKRKRSPSKSDGSGSGDAVKHPFVWAKDFPLESVCICEMGAKKLNPDEDGLNARLGEKYKVVAERSLSWDPNVQPATEAVNRY, encoded by the coding sequence ATGCTGAGGTCCTTCAGGCCTCAAAGGCCTATTTTCTCATTGCAAGTCGCACTCTGCAACAGCCGatttcatcatcgtcatcaccaACTATTCCACACCATGTCCGAACAAGAAAAGCTAAAGACAAACAACAAGCCCCGAGGGAAATTCCGACGTCCTCcacgaaaagaaaagaacccTCAGCTTACTCATTTCCTCTGTCTACCGCTCGTGAACTCCATCTCTCTCCCGCAGCTCGAATCATCTCTTGCGACATTCAAAGCAGCTATTCCCGCATCACCAGTGCAGCAAGAACAAAGTCAAAATGGTCCCCAAGAAGCCATCGTCCAGCAAGGAAGGCCGCTCATTCCTGACGGCGCATTGCGACCTGTGGGGACTCTTCACCTTACCTTGGGCGTCATGAGTCTTCCAACCAAGGAACGATTTGAGGAAGCTTTGGAGTTCTTCCAGTCGCTGGATCTAGTCGCAATGATACACGAAGCAGAGGAGAAGGCAGAAAGGATCAAATCAAGAAAGGGAAGGACAGAACAACCGTTGCATCCATCTCTTCCTGATTCTCGTGGCGAGGGCGAGTTTGACGCTGTGCAGGAGACTAACACGGTCTCACAGACCATGCCTCGGCCATTCAATGTCTCTCTTGAATCTCTGCATGCGCTTCCGCGAGCACGTTCTGCTACAGTGCTTCATGCTGCGCCGGTGGATCCTACGTCACGGTTGTATCCTTTTTGCGAAATGCTGCGGGATAAGTTCCTCGAGGCTGGGTTCTTGCAAGGCGAATATAAAGAGTCCCCTCAGAAGCAGGTAGGACAAAGCTATGAAGGAATAGCAACAGAGGGAACTTCCCAGCAGGACAAGGCAAAtaaaaaggaagaaggcaAGATCGACGGAGATGGCTCTACTGCCGCAACAGAAGAACAACCCGTAATAGATAAACCATTATGCATCAACGATACCGCATCATCCTCCCTCCTTGAAGAGTTACCAGTCACTCTCGCAGAGGAACAATCAGCTCTATGTCAATCCCAACCTCCCAAACTTACTACCAAACCGATCCACATCCCTCCAAAACCCAAACTAAAACCCAGACCACTTTTCCTACACGCTACCGTCGTGAACACAATATACATTAAAGGACGACAACGTGGAGGCGACGGTAATGGCAAGGGTGGCCCCAAGGGCAAGAACGGGAACAAAAACAGTCGGTATACATTCGACGCCAGAGATATCCTTGATCACTATCGGGATTACTACCTCGACAACCATAGGACGACACCTCGATCTGCGGCTATAACAGTTGCAGGTAATACAACACCTAGCAACGAAGCCTTACCTGCAGAATACATAAGTAGCTTGCGACGCGCTGGCAACCCGGAAGAACTAGACGATGACCCGGaacaaaagaagaggaagagatcaCCTTCTAAATCTGACGGATCAGGATCAGGCGACGCCGTTAAACATCCATTCGTCTGGGCAAAGGATTTCCCCTTGGAATCCGTGTGCATTTGTGAAATGGGCGCAAAAAAGCTGAATCCTGATGAGGACGGGTTGAATGCTCGTTTGGGAGAAAAATACAAGGTTGTTGCGGAGAGGAGTTTGAGTTGGGACCCTAATGTTCAGCCTGCTACTGAGGCTGTTAACCGATACTGA
- the SEC6 gene encoding SNARE-binding exocyst subunit SEC6 (BUSCO:EOG09260K5F;~COG:U;~EggNog:ENOG410PGB5;~InterPro:IPR010326,IPR042532;~PFAM:PF06046;~go_component: GO:0000145 - exocyst [Evidence IEA];~go_process: GO:0006887 - exocytosis [Evidence IEA]): MAQEAGSDGTLAMPRLDDILRHPEDLDKITGLKAEYSRKKAAVDAHLREGLRDQLETVQRSINALTEGQRQVVKTKDELQGIDKLCAESQTSVEDFSQIDKLAKMQRHFEATLMIKKGLENFSADLAEIENLLTEDDDDLENQPNMLRAHMQISRLRDFRDEAMDQIRKAGDPSNEETLIDYFQGLDSVIEWFDDHLGTACMNLIPLVQSDNNSMVVRLAVVVANEEKNDETVRALQEAQKDHKDLANRFKSMNIGPKTVRGYKEKFIKAIEFYAQTQFESTKEGFLDDPENLEKSFRWYFNDLFTVKQGMQQLMPKKWRIYETYTNIYHRMMHDFLVGLIDDPELPADNLLSIIHWSEKYYKKMKKLGWAQTELQPNILDDREPELIRQWQNVIIKAVGEWMDRIKATDTKGLVERIPDSLDTNMEGYFRTRTLPDMWRMLNEQIMAAGASSRTDLVEGIIDAMFQVLKGRQSAWQTLIDEECAKYKAPGGDLLDGLQLLQDWLIAVANDQIACIDDNDETGQLGYLTRFKNDFEPYVDPKYMASRAMPELDALRDGYVDLSTHCLNQFVQVVFAVDLRGTIPEFFTQKWYGDFAMKRITSTFEDYMVDYSPVLHPSLTDILVEELSDELLVGYLSSVRNKSVKFRRSQDPYTDKFKDDVLTVFAFFQKYPDSFAATIKMKWRLVDWLVRLLEADKGPALVAVYENFKTEYWDLQLTWVEAVLRTRDDFERSMVSATKAKAAELSVEVGIETLMSRVR, encoded by the coding sequence ATGGCGCAAGAAGCCGGATCCGATGGCACGCTGGCCATGCCCCGGCTTGACGATATCCTACGGCACCCAGAAGACCTCGACAAAATCACCGGCCTAAAAGCAGAGTACTCGCGCAAGAAAGCCGCCGTCGACGCACACCTCCGCGAGGGTCTTCGGGACCAACTAGAAACGGTACAACGCAGCATCAACGCCCTAACAGAGGGCCAGCGACAGGTTGTGAAAACAAAAGATGAACTGCAGGGGATAGACAAGCTATGCGCGGAGTCGCAGACGAGCGTTGAGGATTTCTCGCAGATCGATAAGCTGGCTAAGATGCAGAGGCATTTCGAGGCCACACTGATGATTAAAAAGGGGTTGGAGAATTTCAGTGCGGATCTTGCTGAGATTGAGAATCTGCTTacggaggatgatgatgatttggAGAATCAGCCGAATATGTTACGGGCGCATATGCAGATTTCGCGGCTGAGGGATTTCCGTGATGAGGCGATGGATCAGATTCGCAAGGCGGGGGATCCTAGTAATGAGGAGACTCTGATTGATTATTTTCAGGGGCTGGATTCTGTTATTGAGTGGTTTGATGATCATTTGGGAACCGCGTGTATGAATTTGATTCcgctcgtgcagtcggataaCAACAGCATGGTGGTTCGGTTAGCAGTGGTCGTTgcaaatgaagaaaagaacgatGAGACGGTGCGCGCATTGCAAGAAGCACAGAAGGACCATAAAGATCTGGCAAATCGGTTCAAATCCATGAACATCGGTCCCAAGACCGTTCGCGGCTACAAGGAGAAGTTCATCAAGGCCATCGAATTCTATGCGCAGACCCAATTCGAGTCGACCAAGGAGGGCTTCCTCGATGATCCTGAGAACTTAGAGAAGAGCTTCCGGTGGTACTTCAACGATCTTTTCACCGTTAAACAGGGCATGCAGCAACTTATGCCTAAGAAGTGGAGGATCTATGAGACTTATACCAATATCTACCATCGGATGATGCACGATTTCCTGGTTGGTCTGATCGATGATCCGGAGCTACCAGCGGACAATTTGCTGTCGATCATCCATTGGTCTGAGAAGTACTacaagaagatgaagaagttAGGCTGGGCACAGACGGAACTCCAGCCCAATATTCTCGATGACCGTGAGCCTGAGCTTATTCGACAATGGCAGAACGTCATCATCAAGGCCGTTGGGGAATGGATGGACCGGATCAAGGCGACAGACACGAAGGGACTTGTCGAGCGGATTCCAGATTCCCTGGACACGAATATGGAAGGATACTTCCGGACTCGGACTCTCCCAGACATGTGGCGCATGCTTAATGAGCAGATCATGGCCGCTGGAGCTTCTTCGCGGACAGATCTCGTCGAGGGTATCATCGATGCCATGTTCCAAGTTCTCAAGGGCCGCCAGTCAGCCTGGCAGACACTCATTGACGAGGAATGTGCCAAATACAAGGCCCCAGGCGGCGACCTGCTCGACGGCCTGCAATTGCTGCAGGACTGGTTAATCGCCGTAGCCAACGACCAAATTGCCTGTAtcgacgacaacgacgaAACAGGCCAACTGGGCTACCTGACCCGCTTCAAGAACGACTTCGAGCCCTATGTGGATCCGAAATACATGGCCTCGCGCGCCATGCCAGAACTCGACGCCCTGCGCGACGGCTATGTGGATCTGAGTACCCACTGCCTGAACCAGTTCGTGCAAGTGGTCTTCGCCGTCGACCTCCGCGGCACGATCCCCGAGTTCTTCACGCAGAAGTGGTACGGCGATTTCGCCATGAAGCGCATCACCTCCACTTTCGAAGACTACATGGTCGACTACTCACCCGTCCTGCATCCCTCTCTAACCGACATCCTTGTCGAGGAGTTATCCGACGAACTCCTCGTCGGCTACCTGTCCTCCGTGCGCAACAAGAGCGTCAAGTTCCGACGGTCCCAAGACCCCTACACGGACAAGTTCAAGGACGACGTTCTTACCGTCTTTGCCTTCTTCCAGAAATACCCGGATTCCTTTGCTGCCACTATCAAGATGAAGTGGAGGCTCGTTGATTGGCTTGTGCGGTTGCTGGAAGCGGATAAGGGACCCGCACTCGTGGCCGTTTATGAGAACTTCAAGACGGAGTATTGGGATTTGCAGCTTACCTGGGTTGAAGCTGTGTTGAGGACTAGGGATGACTTTGAGAGGAGTATGGTTAGTGCTACGAAGGCGAAGGCTGCGGAGCTGTCTGTGGAGGTAGGCATTGAGACGTTGATGAGTCGGGTGAGATGA
- the MRPL33 gene encoding mitochondrial 54S ribosomal protein uL30m (COG:J;~EggNog:ENOG410PST3;~InterPro:IPR036919,IPR016082,IPR005996;~PFAM:PF00327;~go_component: GO:0015934 - large ribosomal subunit [Evidence IEA];~go_function: GO:0003735 - structural constituent of ribosome [Evidence IEA];~go_process: GO:0006412 - translation [Evidence IEA]) produces the protein MAFFRITLLRSAIGLPRRTTDVLKALGLKKRMATVFHPVSQSVAGQVMKVKELVDVQEVDRRLTKQEVHLERKPDPGYYVEKRGNAEFVEQTRE, from the coding sequence ATGGCCTTCTTCCGCATAACACTCCTCCGCTCCGCAATCGGTCTCCCCCGCCGAACAACAGACGTCCTCAAAGCCCTTGGCCTCAAAAAGCGCATGGCAACCGTCTTCCACCCCGTCTCGCAGTCCGTCGCAGGTCAGGTCATGAAGGTCAAGGAGCTCGTTGACGTGCAGGAGGTCGACAGGCGCTTAACCAAGCAGGAAGTGCATCTGGAGCGGAAACCGGATCCGGGTTATTATGTTGAGAAGAGAGGGAATGCGGAGTTTGTGGAGCAGACGAGGGAGTAG